From the genome of Candidatus Methylopumilus turicensis, one region includes:
- a CDS encoding HIT family protein, giving the protein MSNSCVFCHSVGGELLWQDDLCRVVLVDDPHYVGFCRVILNKHIKEMTDLIEAERIKVMQTTFVVEQVLRDVLQPTKINLASLGNKTPHIHWHVIPRFETDAHFPETVWSKEVRQVEKPNIQDLALTLQAKLAEALR; this is encoded by the coding sequence ATGAGCAATTCGTGTGTGTTTTGTCATTCAGTGGGCGGTGAGCTACTTTGGCAGGATGATTTGTGCCGAGTTGTTCTAGTGGATGATCCACATTATGTTGGGTTTTGCCGTGTGATTTTGAACAAGCACATTAAAGAGATGACGGATTTGATTGAAGCCGAACGTATCAAAGTGATGCAGACCACATTCGTGGTTGAGCAAGTTTTACGTGATGTTTTACAGCCAACAAAAATCAACTTGGCTAGTCTTGGCAATAAAACCCCGCACATACATTGGCACGTCATTCCACGATTTGAAACCGATGCACATTTTCCTGAAACGGTTTGGAGTAAAGAAGTGCGCCAAGTTGAAAAGCCCAATATTCAAGATTTGGCGCTGACGCTTCAAGCGAAATTGGCAGAGGCCTTGCGCTAA
- a CDS encoding YifB family Mg chelatase-like AAA ATPase has protein sequence MSLAVLYSRALTGMDAPEVVVEVHLANGLPSFTIVGLPEAEVKESKDRVRAALQTARFEFPARRITVNLAPADLPKESGRYDLPIALGILAASGQIPSAKLNQYEVAGELALTGELRPIRGALAMTAGMASQNKNSRAFILPKESALEAGLVKNIEILPANSLLEVCAHLSGHTQITPYENLTSPTKIEYQDFNEVKGQNLPKRALEIAAAGGHSILMAGPPGTGKSMLASRFPSILPSMSEAEALESAAIQSLNNHYKAENWGKRPFRAPHHTASGVALVGGGGIPRPGEISLAHHGVLFLDELPEFDRKVLEVLREPLESGHITISRAARQADFPARFQLIAAMNPCPCGYLGHHNNKCRCTPDQISRYRGKISGPLLDRIDMHIEVPALKEDELLGAANGDLSELIRQRVDQARNIQLVRQGKANCLLGSKEIDAFCQADDAGISLLKQAIHKLNLSARAYHRILKVARTIADLAGSVQIKPAHIAEAVQYRRYESIKNT, from the coding sequence ATGAGTTTGGCCGTTTTATATAGCCGCGCGCTCACGGGCATGGATGCACCAGAAGTCGTCGTTGAGGTGCATTTGGCAAATGGCCTGCCTAGCTTTACGATTGTTGGCTTGCCCGAAGCCGAAGTGAAAGAGAGCAAAGATCGCGTCCGCGCTGCTTTGCAGACCGCACGGTTTGAATTCCCTGCCCGCCGCATCACGGTTAACCTAGCCCCTGCCGATTTACCGAAAGAAAGTGGGCGCTATGACTTACCCATCGCTTTAGGCATTTTGGCGGCATCCGGACAAATCCCTTCCGCCAAATTAAACCAATACGAAGTGGCGGGGGAGCTTGCACTCACGGGCGAATTACGACCTATTCGAGGTGCGCTTGCAATGACTGCGGGCATGGCTAGTCAAAACAAAAATAGCCGAGCATTTATCTTGCCGAAAGAGAGCGCACTTGAGGCTGGCCTAGTCAAAAATATTGAAATATTGCCTGCAAATTCATTGCTTGAGGTATGCGCGCACCTGAGTGGGCACACGCAAATCACGCCTTATGAAAACCTAACCAGCCCCACCAAAATAGAATACCAAGACTTTAATGAAGTGAAAGGCCAAAATTTACCTAAACGGGCATTAGAGATTGCCGCGGCAGGTGGGCACAGCATTCTCATGGCAGGTCCGCCTGGCACGGGAAAATCAATGCTCGCATCAAGATTCCCCAGTATTTTGCCTAGTATGTCGGAGGCAGAGGCTTTGGAGTCAGCTGCAATCCAATCCCTCAACAATCATTACAAAGCTGAAAACTGGGGAAAAAGACCCTTTCGCGCACCCCATCACACAGCCTCTGGTGTCGCCTTGGTTGGCGGCGGTGGGATACCTCGCCCGGGTGAAATTTCTTTAGCGCATCACGGCGTATTATTTTTGGATGAGCTGCCAGAGTTTGATAGAAAAGTTTTAGAGGTCTTACGCGAGCCATTAGAATCTGGGCACATCACGATTTCACGTGCCGCGCGGCAAGCAGATTTTCCTGCGCGATTTCAATTAATTGCTGCCATGAACCCATGCCCATGCGGCTACTTAGGGCATCACAATAATAAATGTCGTTGTACTCCAGACCAAATTTCACGGTATCGCGGTAAGATTTCTGGCCCTTTGTTGGACCGCATCGACATGCACATCGAAGTGCCTGCCCTTAAAGAAGACGAACTGTTAGGGGCGGCCAATGGCGACCTCAGCGAATTAATTCGCCAACGTGTTGACCAAGCACGCAACATTCAACTCGTCCGTCAAGGCAAAGCCAATTGCTTGCTAGGCAGCAAAGAAATTGATGCATTTTGCCAAGCTGACGACGCAGGCATTAGCCTCCTAAAACAAGCCATTCATAAACTTAATTTATCTGCACGCGCTTATCACCGTATCCTCAAGGTCGCACGAACAATTGCAGACTTGGCTGGGTCAGTGCAAATCAAGCCCGCACATATTGCCGAAGCGGTGCAATATCGCCGTTATGAGTCTATAAAAAACACGTAA
- a CDS encoding energy transducer TonB translates to MLLGRLKKLDFFTLALLISASLHLLVIIFVKFQPPALQFFKNQISVLDVVLVNSKHHKRPKKADALAQANLDGGGNTSENRALKSALPWQKNKPSDATVEHRSKALEKSLAQAEAEANRKAERLAELDKQAKALMSQLEAAHAIETNPTQKSRPTNPQTGTQDSAIKALNATDLVNASLEMARLEAQINKQQDDYQKRPKRKSIGARAQEYRFAAYVESWRQKVERIGNVNYPEAAKDQKIYGQLQLTVYIKSSGEVEKVEIKRSSGYPVLDNAAKRIVEMGSPYAAFPEDLRKEVDVLDITRTWIFTKEDSLATKASE, encoded by the coding sequence ATGTTGTTAGGTAGACTTAAAAAGCTAGACTTCTTTACCCTAGCTTTATTAATCTCAGCCTCTCTTCATCTACTAGTCATCATTTTCGTCAAATTTCAGCCCCCTGCACTACAATTTTTTAAAAACCAAATATCTGTATTAGATGTAGTCTTGGTGAACAGCAAACATCATAAAAGACCGAAGAAAGCAGACGCGCTAGCGCAAGCAAATCTAGATGGTGGCGGAAATACATCAGAGAACCGCGCACTAAAATCAGCACTGCCTTGGCAAAAAAACAAACCAAGCGATGCGACAGTTGAACATCGCTCCAAGGCCCTTGAGAAAAGTTTAGCGCAAGCCGAAGCCGAGGCTAATCGCAAAGCAGAACGACTCGCTGAACTTGATAAACAAGCAAAAGCATTAATGAGTCAACTTGAAGCAGCACACGCGATTGAAACGAACCCCACTCAGAAGTCGCGGCCAACCAATCCCCAAACAGGGACGCAAGACTCAGCCATAAAAGCACTCAATGCCACTGACTTAGTGAATGCAAGTTTGGAAATGGCAAGGCTAGAAGCACAAATTAACAAGCAACAAGATGATTATCAAAAACGTCCCAAACGTAAATCCATCGGCGCGCGCGCTCAAGAGTATCGCTTTGCTGCATATGTGGAGTCTTGGCGCCAAAAAGTAGAACGTATCGGCAATGTAAATTATCCAGAGGCCGCCAAAGATCAAAAAATCTATGGGCAATTGCAACTGACCGTTTATATTAAATCCAGTGGCGAAGTCGAGAAGGTAGAAATTAAACGCAGTTCAGGTTATCCAGTATTAGATAATGCCGCAAAACGTATCGTTGAAATGGGCTCACCTTATGCTGCTTTTCCAGAGGATTTACGCAAGGAAGTTGATGTTTTAGACATTACGAGAACTTGGATTTTTACTAAAGAAGATAGCTTGGCAACCAAAGCTTCAGAATAA
- the mpl gene encoding UDP-N-acetylmuramate:L-alanyl-gamma-D-glutamyl-meso-diaminopimelate ligase — protein MHIHILGICGTFMGGVAVLAKDAGHTVTGCDANVYPPMSTQLEAQGIKLIEGFDPSQTDLKPDVYVIGNVVSRGNPLMEEILNKGLPYISGPQWLAENILHPQGEPSKWVLAVAGTHGKTTTSSMLAWILEHAGLAPGFLIGGVPQNFSVSARLPQKPKQDVKSTSPFFVIEADEYDTAFFDKRSKFVHYGPRTAILNNLEFDHADIFADLHAIETQFHHLVRTVPQQGLVVANGKEESLERVIDRGCWTRVEHFGSADGWQGGEADPNGSFDVMLNGKVVGRVEWELLGEHNRMNALAALAAARHVGVSVEVGIEALGLFQNVKRRMELRGVEQGVSVYDDFAHHPTAITTTVAGLRAKVGKSRILAVLEPRSNTMKLGVMKQALPASLVEADLVFCYGANLGWDASEALAPMGNKAKVFDNMDTLVAAIVSEAKSGDQILVMSNGGFGGIHQKLLTLLAQ, from the coding sequence ATGCATATTCATATTCTCGGTATTTGCGGCACTTTTATGGGTGGCGTTGCGGTATTGGCAAAAGATGCTGGCCATACTGTGACAGGTTGCGATGCCAATGTTTACCCTCCAATGAGCACGCAGCTTGAAGCGCAAGGGATCAAACTGATTGAAGGTTTTGATCCAAGCCAAACAGATTTGAAGCCTGATGTGTATGTGATCGGCAACGTCGTGTCACGTGGTAATCCATTAATGGAAGAAATCCTTAACAAAGGATTACCTTATATTTCAGGGCCACAGTGGCTCGCTGAAAATATCTTGCATCCACAAGGCGAACCTAGCAAATGGGTATTGGCTGTCGCTGGTACGCATGGCAAAACAACGACTTCATCCATGCTCGCATGGATTTTAGAGCACGCAGGCTTAGCGCCGGGCTTTCTGATTGGCGGTGTTCCACAAAACTTTTCAGTTTCTGCACGTTTGCCACAAAAGCCAAAACAAGATGTTAAAAGCACATCACCTTTTTTCGTGATTGAAGCTGACGAATACGACACAGCATTTTTTGATAAGCGTTCAAAATTTGTGCATTACGGTCCGCGCACAGCCATCCTGAATAATCTTGAGTTTGACCATGCAGATATTTTTGCTGATTTGCATGCCATTGAAACGCAATTTCACCATTTAGTCAGAACTGTTCCGCAACAAGGCCTAGTGGTTGCGAATGGCAAAGAGGAGAGTTTGGAGCGCGTGATTGACCGTGGCTGTTGGACACGCGTTGAACATTTTGGCTCGGCTGATGGCTGGCAAGGTGGCGAAGCTGACCCGAATGGAAGCTTTGATGTCATGCTTAACGGGAAAGTGGTTGGCCGTGTTGAATGGGAGTTACTTGGCGAGCACAATCGCATGAATGCATTGGCCGCGCTTGCGGCGGCTCGTCACGTTGGTGTTTCTGTAGAAGTTGGTATTGAGGCACTAGGCTTGTTCCAAAATGTGAAGCGCCGTATGGAACTTCGGGGGGTCGAACAAGGCGTAAGCGTATACGACGACTTTGCACACCATCCAACGGCAATTACCACTACCGTGGCTGGCTTACGCGCAAAAGTGGGGAAATCAAGAATTTTAGCAGTACTCGAACCACGCTCTAACACCATGAAACTTGGCGTCATGAAACAAGCACTCCCTGCAAGCTTAGTAGAGGCAGATTTAGTGTTTTGTTATGGCGCAAATTTAGGCTGGGATGCGAGCGAAGCGCTTGCGCCGATGGGCAACAAGGCGAAAGTTTTTGACAACATGGATACGCTAGTTGCAGCAATTGTTTCGGAAGCGAAAAGTGGCGATCAAATTTTAGTGATGAGTAATGGCGGGTTTGGTGGCATTCATCAAAAGCTTCTCACACTGCTTGCACAGTAG
- a CDS encoding Gfo/Idh/MocA family protein translates to MNKLRWGILGAARVNERLLPAIVHASNSELVAIASRRAGAAAETLAKYAPQLQGVKTYDALEDLLGDPNVQAVYIPLANHEHAEWALKAIAAGKHVLIEKPMAIKVADIEAIEAAALKHDVKVMEGFMYRFHPQHQRVKEIVGSGLIGEVMFAKASYSFMMREARMYRLANDANNGGGAMWDIGPYAIHTLRHCFDTAPISVMATAKYAKTGADISTSGLIDFGDGKRGHFDTSFECSRQSEYTIVGTKGSIKCHTVWQLPGSNDLPVVSWWTEDGRKGEGVYLASNHFDLEIEHFSDCVLNDKPTLLNFDDAKNNCATIVATLESAASGKLVKI, encoded by the coding sequence ATGAATAAATTACGTTGGGGAATTTTAGGTGCGGCGCGGGTAAATGAACGTTTGCTTCCTGCTATCGTACATGCGAGCAATTCAGAACTTGTTGCGATTGCGAGTCGTCGTGCAGGTGCGGCGGCCGAAACGCTGGCGAAATATGCGCCGCAGTTGCAGGGCGTAAAAACATACGATGCGCTCGAAGACCTGCTGGGCGATCCTAACGTTCAAGCCGTTTATATTCCGCTTGCTAACCATGAACATGCCGAATGGGCATTAAAGGCGATTGCGGCTGGCAAGCATGTACTGATCGAAAAGCCCATGGCGATTAAGGTTGCAGATATTGAGGCGATAGAAGCGGCGGCGCTAAAGCATGATGTCAAAGTAATGGAAGGGTTTATGTATCGCTTTCATCCTCAGCATCAGCGGGTTAAAGAGATTGTGGGGTCAGGCCTGATTGGCGAAGTGATGTTTGCGAAAGCGAGTTATTCCTTCATGATGCGCGAAGCGCGTATGTATCGATTAGCCAATGATGCGAACAATGGCGGTGGTGCAATGTGGGACATCGGTCCATACGCGATTCATACTTTACGACATTGCTTTGATACCGCGCCAATCAGTGTGATGGCGACGGCAAAATACGCTAAAACAGGGGCTGATATTTCAACAAGTGGTCTCATCGATTTTGGTGATGGCAAGCGTGGTCATTTTGATACGAGTTTTGAGTGTAGTCGCCAGTCTGAATATACGATCGTTGGTACAAAGGGAAGTATTAAGTGTCATACCGTTTGGCAGTTGCCAGGCTCGAATGATTTACCTGTTGTGAGTTGGTGGACGGAGGATGGCCGCAAGGGTGAGGGCGTTTATTTAGCGAGTAATCATTTCGATCTCGAGATAGAGCACTTTAGCGATTGCGTCCTCAATGACAAACCAACGTTGTTAAACTTTGATGACGCCAAGAATAACTGCGCAACAATTGTAGCGACGCTTGAGTCTGCCGCATCAGGAAAATTGGTGAAAATTTAA
- a CDS encoding (2Fe-2S) ferredoxin domain-containing protein — MNTHYQHHVFFCLNQREDSSACCTDHGAEAAFDHMKAQVKKLNLNGQGKTRVNRAGCLDRCGEGPLMVIYPEAIWYTFVDLEDIDEIISEHLQQGKLVERLQVV; from the coding sequence ATGAACACGCATTATCAACACCACGTTTTTTTCTGTCTAAACCAACGCGAAGATAGCTCAGCTTGCTGCACAGACCATGGTGCAGAAGCTGCTTTTGACCATATGAAAGCGCAAGTCAAAAAACTAAATTTGAATGGTCAAGGCAAAACTAGAGTCAACCGAGCCGGTTGCTTGGATAGGTGTGGAGAAGGGCCTTTAATGGTGATTTACCCTGAAGCTATTTGGTACACCTTCGTCGATTTGGAAGATATCGACGAGATTATCAGTGAACATTTACAACAAGGTAAATTAGTCGAACGCCTGCAAGTGGTTTAA
- the metH gene encoding methionine synthase produces the protein MTLFSPTEQILRDLLAKRILILDGAMGTMIQQYKLNEADYRGGENGRFKDFKGPAGAEFCNKGSSCGCGANHNPAPTETTRELFVKGNNELLSLTQPHVIQEIHEQYFAAGADIVETNTFGATTVAQDDYHMAHLAYEMNLASAKLALAARDKYSTPDKPRFVAGALGPTPKTASISPDVNDPAARNVTFDQLVAAYLEQTRALVEGGVDILMVETIFDTLNCKAALFAIETFFEESGKRLPLMISGTVTDASGRILSGQTVPAFWHSVRHAKPLTIGLNCALGAALMRPYAQELSKIADTFVCIYPNAGLPNPMSDTGFDEKPADTSALLKEFAENGFINIAGGCCGTTPPHIKAIADTLKTIAPRQIPTVEKTTKLSGLEPFFIDDNSLFVNVGERTNVTGSKAFARMILNEQFEEALHVARQQVENGAQIIDINMDEGMLDAIKAMSHFLNLVASEPDIARVPIMIDSSKWDVIEAGLKCVQGKSIVNSISMKEGEEEFLRQARLCMRYGAAIIVMAFDEKGQADTFERKIEICKRAYDLLVDKVGFPAEDIIFDPNIFAIATGIEEHNNFAVDFINATRWIKENLPHAKISGGVSNVSFSFRGNEPAREAIHTVFLYHAIKAGMTMGIVNAGMIGIYDDLPEALRECVEDVVLNRRPDATERMIEMAGTLTAGGKKEAATLEWRGTPENPVSVQKRLAHALIHGITEFINEDTEEARVEALQNGGRPIHVIEGPLMDGMNIVGDLFGQGKMFLPQVVKSARVMKQAVAHLIPFIEEEKLLEEKRTGVAAKPKGKMVIATVKGDVHDIGKNIVSVVLQCNNFEVVNMGVMVPCSEILALAKAENADIIGLSGLITPSLEEMAHVAREMQRDPYFRGLKTPLLIGGATTSRAHTAVKIAPHYDGPVVYVPDASRSVAVMQSLVSPEQRDAYITELNADYERARHQHANKKGVPMLSIEDARQNKTKLAFTGNNAPVKPKFIGRRVLENIDLATIAQYIDWGPFFQTWDLAGAYPAILKDPMVGETATKLFADGQALLKKIIEGRWLTANGVLSLLPANSVNEDDIEIYKDESRKEVAFTYYGMRQQTEKPVIDGVPRPNQCLADFIAPKESGVEDYIGMFAVTAGLGIEKHLKRFEDAHDDFNSIMLKSLADRLAEAFSEYLHERVRTDLWGYAAQEKLSCEALIKEEYQGIRPAPGYPACPDHTVKADMFKVMQATEIGMSLTDAYAMNPAAAVSGYYFAHPEAKYFSVDKIGEDQLTELAKRRGMNKEELARWLAPNLG, from the coding sequence ATGACACTGTTTTCCCCTACCGAACAAATCCTGCGAGATCTATTAGCCAAACGCATTCTCATCTTAGATGGTGCGATGGGCACGATGATTCAGCAATACAAGCTTAACGAAGCAGACTACCGCGGCGGAGAGAACGGTCGATTCAAAGATTTTAAAGGCCCGGCTGGCGCGGAATTCTGCAATAAAGGCTCCTCTTGCGGTTGTGGCGCAAACCATAATCCAGCCCCAACAGAAACCACGCGTGAGCTGTTTGTAAAGGGCAACAACGAGCTATTAAGTCTTACACAACCTCACGTCATTCAAGAGATCCACGAACAATATTTCGCGGCTGGCGCAGACATTGTTGAAACCAATACTTTTGGGGCAACCACTGTGGCGCAAGACGATTACCACATGGCCCACTTGGCTTACGAAATGAATTTGGCTTCTGCCAAGCTAGCCCTTGCCGCACGAGACAAATACAGCACCCCTGACAAGCCAAGATTTGTCGCAGGCGCTTTAGGCCCAACACCCAAAACGGCTTCGATTTCCCCAGACGTCAACGATCCCGCTGCACGCAATGTGACTTTTGATCAACTAGTTGCCGCTTATCTTGAGCAAACACGCGCTTTGGTTGAGGGTGGCGTAGATATTTTGATGGTGGAAACCATCTTTGATACGCTTAACTGTAAAGCCGCATTATTTGCGATTGAGACTTTCTTCGAAGAAAGCGGGAAACGTCTACCGCTAATGATTTCCGGGACGGTCACCGATGCTTCTGGTCGTATTTTATCTGGTCAAACCGTGCCCGCTTTTTGGCACTCGGTTCGCCACGCAAAACCACTGACTATCGGCTTGAATTGTGCGCTTGGCGCCGCCTTGATGCGCCCGTATGCACAAGAGCTTTCAAAAATCGCTGATACTTTTGTTTGTATTTACCCGAATGCAGGTTTGCCGAATCCAATGTCAGACACAGGGTTTGATGAAAAACCTGCCGACACTTCAGCCTTACTAAAAGAGTTTGCTGAAAACGGCTTTATCAATATTGCTGGCGGCTGTTGCGGTACAACACCGCCCCACATCAAAGCGATTGCTGACACGCTAAAAACAATTGCACCACGGCAAATTCCAACTGTTGAAAAGACGACTAAACTTTCTGGGCTTGAGCCGTTCTTCATTGACGACAATTCACTCTTTGTAAACGTCGGTGAGCGAACTAATGTCACTGGCTCAAAAGCTTTTGCTCGCATGATTTTGAACGAGCAGTTTGAAGAAGCACTTCATGTGGCACGCCAACAAGTTGAAAACGGCGCACAAATCATCGACATCAACATGGATGAAGGCATGTTAGATGCCATCAAGGCCATGTCTCACTTCTTGAACTTGGTCGCGTCAGAACCTGATATTGCACGTGTGCCGATTATGATCGACTCATCGAAGTGGGACGTCATTGAGGCCGGCCTCAAATGTGTGCAAGGCAAATCGATCGTTAATTCAATCTCGATGAAAGAGGGCGAGGAAGAGTTCTTACGCCAAGCCAGATTATGCATGCGCTATGGCGCAGCAATTATTGTGATGGCCTTTGATGAAAAAGGCCAAGCGGACACGTTTGAGCGCAAAATTGAAATTTGCAAACGCGCTTATGACTTACTCGTCGATAAAGTTGGCTTCCCTGCTGAAGACATTATTTTTGACCCAAACATTTTTGCGATTGCAACCGGCATCGAAGAACACAACAACTTCGCCGTCGATTTCATCAATGCCACGCGCTGGATTAAAGAAAATCTACCGCATGCCAAAATTTCTGGCGGGGTGTCAAACGTAAGCTTTAGCTTCCGTGGTAACGAGCCCGCCCGCGAAGCGATTCATACCGTGTTTCTATATCATGCGATTAAAGCCGGCATGACGATGGGCATCGTCAATGCGGGCATGATTGGTATCTATGATGACTTGCCAGAAGCCTTGCGTGAGTGCGTAGAAGATGTCGTGCTCAACCGTCGCCCAGATGCAACAGAACGAATGATTGAAATGGCGGGCACACTGACTGCTGGTGGCAAAAAAGAAGCCGCGACACTTGAGTGGCGTGGTACGCCAGAAAATCCTGTCAGCGTTCAAAAACGTTTAGCCCACGCTCTCATTCATGGCATCACTGAATTCATTAATGAAGATACAGAAGAAGCGCGTGTTGAAGCGTTACAAAACGGCGGCCGACCCATTCATGTGATTGAAGGCCCACTCATGGATGGCATGAACATCGTGGGAGATTTGTTCGGGCAAGGCAAAATGTTCTTACCCCAAGTAGTGAAGTCAGCCCGCGTTATGAAACAAGCAGTTGCGCACCTCATTCCTTTCATTGAGGAAGAGAAACTTTTAGAAGAAAAACGCACAGGCGTCGCCGCAAAACCAAAAGGCAAAATGGTCATTGCAACCGTCAAAGGTGACGTGCATGACATCGGCAAAAACATCGTTTCCGTGGTTTTACAATGCAATAACTTCGAAGTCGTGAACATGGGCGTAATGGTGCCATGTTCAGAAATCTTAGCCTTAGCTAAAGCTGAAAATGCAGACATCATTGGCTTATCTGGCTTGATTACCCCATCACTTGAAGAAATGGCGCATGTTGCCCGCGAAATGCAACGTGATCCTTATTTCCGCGGACTTAAAACACCACTCTTAATTGGTGGCGCAACGACATCACGCGCCCATACCGCGGTAAAAATCGCACCGCATTATGATGGGCCCGTGGTGTATGTGCCAGATGCCTCTCGTTCCGTTGCCGTCATGCAATCACTCGTATCGCCAGAACAACGCGACGCTTATATTACAGAACTGAATGCAGACTACGAACGTGCTCGTCATCAACACGCCAACAAAAAAGGCGTGCCGATGTTGTCGATTGAAGACGCACGTCAAAATAAAACCAAGCTTGCATTCACGGGGAATAATGCGCCCGTCAAACCTAAGTTTATTGGTCGCCGTGTATTAGAAAATATTGATTTAGCCACGATTGCCCAATACATCGATTGGGGTCCTTTTTTCCAAACTTGGGATTTAGCAGGGGCTTACCCGGCAATTCTTAAAGATCCTATGGTGGGTGAAACTGCGACAAAATTATTTGCCGACGGCCAAGCGCTGCTCAAGAAAATCATTGAAGGCCGATGGCTCACAGCGAATGGCGTACTTTCATTATTGCCAGCCAATAGCGTGAATGAGGACGACATCGAAATCTATAAAGATGAAAGCCGCAAAGAAGTTGCATTTACTTATTACGGCATGCGCCAACAAACAGAAAAACCAGTCATCGATGGCGTACCTCGCCCGAACCAATGCCTCGCAGACTTCATCGCACCCAAAGAGTCTGGTGTTGAAGATTACATCGGCATGTTTGCAGTGACTGCTGGCCTCGGTATTGAAAAACATCTTAAACGCTTCGAAGATGCTCATGATGACTTTAATAGCATCATGCTGAAATCATTGGCTGACCGTTTGGCTGAGGCCTTTTCAGAATATCTACATGAACGTGTCCGCACAGATTTGTGGGGATATGCGGCACAAGAAAAACTGAGTTGCGAAGCTTTGATTAAAGAAGAGTATCAAGGCATTAGACCAGCACCCGGCTATCCCGCTTGTCCCGACCATACCGTCAAAGCCGACATGTTTAAAGTGATGCAAGCGACAGAAATTGGCATGTCACTGACCGACGCTTACGCAATGAACCCAGCTGCAGCAGTTTCTGGTTATTATTTTGCACACCCTGAAGCCAAGTACTTTAGTGTGGATAAAATTGGTGAAGATCAACTCACCGAGTTAGCTAAAAGACGTGGCATGAATAAAGAAGAATTGGCACGCTGGCTCGCCCCTAATTTAGGCTAA
- a CDS encoding accessory factor UbiK family protein — MNMQFVEDLSSKLRETLSKSPAGDLEKNIHALLQSAFTKLALVSREEFDVQTEVLRKTREKLDALEKQLSALEQAQK; from the coding sequence ATGAACATGCAATTCGTTGAGGATCTCTCTTCAAAACTACGCGAAACACTATCCAAATCTCCAGCAGGTGATTTAGAAAAGAATATTCATGCACTACTTCAGAGCGCATTCACCAAATTGGCGCTTGTCTCGCGCGAAGAATTTGATGTGCAAACGGAAGTGCTTAGAAAAACGCGAGAAAAGCTTGATGCCCTTGAAAAACAATTAAGCGCGCTAGAGCAAGCGCAGAAGTAA